In Synechococcus sp. KORDI-52, one genomic interval encodes:
- a CDS encoding YbaB/EbfC family nucleoid-associated protein codes for MAGFGLPNFGQLTEAFKKAQEIQQNAQALQDELDGMEIEGQSSDGRASVWLSGNQQPLRVRLDPALLQEGQQASETATLEALQAAYEQSTTTMKGRMEELTGGLNLNLPGMGG; via the coding sequence ATGGCAGGGTTCGGACTCCCCAATTTCGGCCAGCTCACCGAAGCCTTCAAGAAGGCCCAGGAGATTCAGCAGAACGCTCAGGCCCTGCAGGACGAACTGGACGGGATGGAGATCGAAGGCCAGAGCAGCGATGGCCGTGCCAGCGTTTGGCTGTCGGGCAACCAGCAACCCCTGCGGGTGCGGCTGGACCCAGCCCTGCTGCAGGAGGGACAACAGGCCAGCGAAACGGCCACCCTGGAAGCCCTGCAGGCGGCCTATGAGCAGTCCACCACCACGATGAAGGGCCGCATGGAAGAACTCACAGGTGGCTTGAACCTCAACCTCCCCGGGATGGGCGGCTGA
- the rsgA gene encoding ribosome small subunit-dependent GTPase A: protein MVVALQANYLEVELDAAPVGCPGRLLCTRRTRLSHRGAAVYVGDRVVVEAIDPGQARAVVVDVEPRDRFLSRPPVANASLVAVVLAVEQPRFDPDQASRFLLTAERTGLEVILLLTKTDLLSPPALDRLMTRLKGWGYNPLALSSVAGTGMDALRQRLAAAQLSVLCGPSGVGKSSLLNQLCPALQLRTAAVSGRLQRGRHTTRHVELFPLGPSSRVADTPGFNRPDLPDDPQELGILFPELRQQLDPWPCRFRDCLHRGEPGCGVSKDWERYPLYKAALVEQCSLSRPSRGG, encoded by the coding sequence ATGGTGGTGGCGCTTCAGGCCAACTATCTGGAGGTTGAGCTGGATGCCGCACCTGTCGGATGTCCAGGCCGACTGCTCTGCACTCGACGCACCCGATTGAGCCATCGGGGAGCAGCGGTCTACGTGGGTGACCGGGTCGTGGTTGAGGCGATCGATCCAGGTCAGGCACGCGCTGTTGTGGTTGATGTGGAGCCGCGCGACAGATTTCTTTCACGGCCCCCGGTGGCCAATGCCTCCTTGGTGGCAGTGGTGTTGGCGGTCGAGCAGCCCAGGTTCGACCCTGATCAGGCGAGTCGCTTCCTGTTGACAGCGGAACGGACGGGGCTGGAGGTGATCCTTCTGCTCACCAAAACAGACCTCCTTTCACCTCCAGCTCTTGATCGGCTCATGACCCGGTTGAAGGGTTGGGGATATAACCCTCTGGCGCTTTCCAGCGTCGCTGGAACGGGCATGGATGCCCTACGGCAACGCTTGGCTGCTGCCCAATTGTCGGTGCTGTGCGGGCCTTCTGGTGTCGGTAAGAGCAGCCTGCTGAACCAGCTGTGCCCTGCTCTTCAACTGCGGACTGCAGCGGTGTCCGGACGGCTGCAGCGCGGTCGCCACACCACCCGGCATGTGGAGCTGTTTCCTCTGGGACCCAGCTCGAGGGTGGCTGACACCCCTGGGTTCAACCGTCCTGACCTGCCGGATGATCCCCAGGAACTGGGAATTCTGTTCCCGGAGCTCCGGCAGCAACTGGATCCCTGGCCCTGCCGGTTCAGGGACTGCCTGCATCGCGGCGAGCCCGGTTGCGGCGTGTCCAAGGACTGGGAGCGTTATCCGCTTTACAAGGCCGCGCTGGTGGAGCAGTGCAGCCTCAGCCGCCCATCCCGGGGAGGTTGA
- a CDS encoding sulfurtransferase TusA family protein gives MMRRSLDLRGTPCPVNFIRCKLTLEQMSSGDCLMVCLDRGEPEAMVLPGLRDAGHRVECIDQTTDAITIEVIRGA, from the coding sequence ATGATGAGGCGTTCCCTGGACCTGCGGGGAACGCCCTGTCCTGTGAACTTCATTCGCTGCAAGCTGACCCTTGAGCAAATGAGCTCCGGTGACTGCCTGATGGTGTGCCTCGATCGGGGTGAGCCGGAGGCCATGGTTCTTCCAGGCTTGAGGGATGCAGGCCATCGTGTGGAGTGCATTGATCAAACGACGGATGCCATCACCATCGAGGTGATCCGCGGTGCCTGA
- the dnaJ gene encoding molecular chaperone DnaJ: protein MADFYDLLGVSRDVDPDSLKRAYRRMARQYHPDINKDPGAEDRFKEIGRAYEVLSDPQTRARYDQFGEAGLGGAAGAPDMGDMGGFADLFETFFQGFGGPGGGGRPRRQGPQQGDDLRYDLTIDFDQAVFGQEQEIKIPHLETCDTCGGSGAKAGSGPTTCGTCGGAGQVRRATRTPFGSFTQVAECPTCGGSGQVIADPCASCGGQGVKQVRKKLRINIPAGVDTGTRLRVSGEGNAGPRGGPSGDLYVFLTVRNHPRLKRDGLNILSEVKVSYLQAILGDTIEVETVDGTKELNIPSGTQPATLLTLPNQGIPKLGNPVARGDQRVTVTVDLPKRLSDTERDLLEQLAGHHSARGKQHHHHNSGLFARLFGQKG, encoded by the coding sequence ATGGCCGACTTTTACGACCTGCTGGGTGTCAGTCGGGATGTGGATCCCGACAGTCTCAAGCGGGCTTATCGGCGTATGGCGCGTCAGTACCACCCCGATATCAATAAAGATCCCGGCGCTGAAGATCGTTTCAAGGAAATTGGTCGCGCTTACGAGGTGCTGAGTGATCCCCAGACCCGCGCCCGTTACGACCAGTTCGGTGAAGCCGGCCTCGGAGGCGCGGCCGGTGCCCCGGATATGGGGGACATGGGCGGATTTGCGGATCTGTTCGAGACCTTTTTTCAGGGCTTTGGTGGACCCGGAGGTGGTGGTCGGCCGCGGCGTCAGGGACCCCAGCAGGGGGATGATCTTCGTTACGACCTGACGATTGATTTCGATCAGGCGGTGTTCGGCCAGGAGCAGGAGATCAAGATCCCGCATCTGGAGACCTGTGACACTTGCGGTGGCAGTGGTGCCAAGGCGGGCAGTGGTCCTACCACCTGCGGTACCTGCGGCGGTGCTGGTCAGGTGCGCCGTGCCACGCGGACTCCCTTCGGCAGCTTTACCCAGGTTGCCGAATGTCCCACCTGCGGTGGGAGTGGCCAGGTGATTGCCGATCCCTGCGCCTCCTGTGGGGGCCAGGGCGTCAAGCAGGTGCGCAAGAAGTTGCGGATCAACATTCCCGCCGGGGTGGACACTGGAACCCGTCTGCGGGTCTCGGGTGAAGGCAATGCGGGACCCCGTGGAGGCCCGTCCGGTGACCTTTATGTTTTTCTCACCGTTCGCAATCACCCACGCCTGAAGCGGGATGGCCTCAACATCCTCTCCGAGGTGAAGGTCAGTTACCTCCAGGCGATTCTTGGCGACACCATCGAAGTGGAAACCGTGGATGGAACCAAGGAGTTGAACATCCCCTCCGGCACCCAGCCCGCTACGTTGCTTACGTTGCCGAACCAGGGCATCCCCAAACTTGGGAATCCGGTGGCGCGAGGTGATCAGCGTGTAACGGTCACCGTTGACCTACCGAAGCGGCTCAGTGATACCGAGCGGGATCTCCTTGAACAGCTGGCGGGTCATCATTCCGCTCGCGGCAAGCAGCACCACCATCACAACAGCGGTCTGTTCGCTCGTTTGTTCGGTCAGAAGGGATGA
- the grpE gene encoding nucleotide exchange factor GrpE, translating to MSGDASIPEQDQTVVSGDAPATPEAAPDTPEPTCDQEAGVLDPAARMQQLEQELNTLKQEHETLNSQYVRIAADFDNFRKRQSRDQDDMRQQLVCSTLTEILPVVDNFERARQQLNPEGEEAQALHRSYQGLYKQLVDVLKQQGVARMEVVGQDFDPNLHEAVLREESVEFAEDVVCEELQRGYHRDGRVLRHAMVKVSMGPGPSDPTSAAATPDQMEEEA from the coding sequence ATGAGCGGCGACGCCTCCATTCCAGAGCAGGATCAGACCGTCGTGTCCGGTGATGCCCCTGCTACTCCGGAGGCAGCTCCGGATACTCCAGAACCCACTTGCGACCAGGAAGCCGGAGTCTTGGATCCCGCGGCGCGGATGCAGCAGCTTGAACAGGAGCTCAACACGCTGAAGCAGGAGCATGAGACGCTCAACAGCCAGTACGTCCGAATTGCTGCGGATTTCGATAATTTCCGTAAGCGCCAGAGCCGCGATCAGGACGACATGCGTCAGCAGTTGGTCTGTTCGACCCTCACCGAGATCCTTCCGGTCGTTGACAATTTCGAGCGAGCCCGTCAGCAGCTCAATCCCGAAGGTGAAGAAGCTCAGGCGTTGCATCGCAGTTATCAGGGTCTCTACAAGCAACTGGTGGATGTGTTGAAGCAGCAGGGGGTGGCACGGATGGAGGTGGTTGGTCAGGACTTCGACCCGAACCTTCATGAGGCGGTGCTGAGGGAGGAAAGCGTTGAGTTTGCTGAGGATGTGGTGTGTGAGGAGCTCCAGCGTGGCTACCACCGCGACGGGCGTGTGCTGCGTCACGCGATGGTGAAGGTGTCGATGGGGCCCGGCCCTTCCGACCCAACGTCAGCTGCAGCCACACCGGATCAGATGGAGGAGGAGGCCTGA
- a CDS encoding GspE/PulE family protein, giving the protein MTLTLPTPDADDTARQRFALELLLQQPVPGPEQLLNSRHLLQDALQDVRPDQWRMLQAMPISIGADHLDIAVPSQWRNQEWQRLIDQLPEQQRTIRLHPAIEADLQQVLHTEATKADEPKTDQTTQSSSDSISSPLEDVDEPETTFQPFSESFLQDFSPFEALGETVEDAQLTQDAIDLETSLKDAEASPVVMLVDRILLQAMSVNASDIHVEPQQKGLRLRFRQDGVLQQYIEPLPSRLVPAVTSRFKILADLDIAERRQAQDGRIRRRFRDRVIDFRVNTLPSRFGEKVCLRLLDSGATQLGLDKLVSEAEALSLVRDLGSKPFGMILVTGPTGSGKSTTLYSLLAERNDPGVNISTVEDPIEYTLPGITQCQVNRDKGFDFPTALRAFMRQDPDVLLVGETRDLETAKTAIEAALTGHLVLSTLHANDAPSTIARLDEMGVEPFMVAASLIGIISQRLVRRVCSHCREPYKPDERELGRFGLMASREADITFYRAHRARQDESVCTHCQGSGYKGRVGIYEVLRITDEISAAISKRASTDEIRQLALQSGMMTLLGYSLELVRQGETTLEEVGRMVLTDSGLESERRARSLSTMTCKGCGAGLHETWLECPYCLTPRH; this is encoded by the coding sequence ATGACCCTGACGCTGCCAACGCCTGATGCCGACGACACGGCGCGGCAACGTTTTGCCCTTGAACTGCTGCTGCAACAGCCTGTGCCGGGGCCGGAACAGCTGCTTAACAGTCGACACCTGCTGCAAGACGCCCTTCAGGACGTGCGTCCAGATCAATGGCGGATGCTCCAGGCCATGCCGATCTCGATTGGTGCTGATCACCTCGACATCGCCGTCCCCAGTCAGTGGCGCAATCAGGAATGGCAACGCCTGATTGATCAACTGCCGGAACAACAACGCACGATCCGACTTCATCCAGCAATCGAAGCGGATCTCCAGCAGGTTTTGCACACCGAAGCCACAAAAGCTGACGAGCCCAAAACAGATCAAACCACGCAATCATCAAGCGATTCCATCAGCTCTCCTTTAGAAGACGTTGACGAACCTGAAACCACATTTCAGCCATTCTCCGAATCCTTCCTACAGGATTTCAGTCCTTTTGAAGCACTTGGAGAAACTGTTGAAGATGCTCAACTGACTCAGGACGCCATTGACCTGGAGACCAGTCTCAAGGATGCAGAAGCATCTCCGGTGGTGATGCTGGTGGACCGAATTCTGCTGCAAGCGATGTCCGTCAATGCAAGCGATATCCACGTGGAACCTCAACAAAAAGGGCTGCGTCTGCGATTTCGTCAGGACGGCGTACTCCAGCAGTACATCGAACCACTGCCGAGTCGTCTTGTTCCGGCAGTGACATCTCGATTCAAGATTCTTGCGGACTTAGACATCGCTGAGCGTCGTCAAGCCCAAGACGGCCGTATTCGACGCAGGTTCCGCGACAGGGTGATTGACTTCCGCGTCAACACGCTCCCCAGTCGCTTTGGTGAGAAAGTCTGTTTGCGACTGCTTGACAGTGGCGCGACCCAATTGGGCCTGGACAAATTGGTCAGCGAAGCCGAAGCCTTGTCGCTCGTCAGGGATCTGGGTTCGAAACCCTTCGGAATGATTTTGGTCACCGGGCCGACGGGCTCAGGCAAATCCACCACCCTTTACTCCTTGCTTGCCGAACGCAACGACCCCGGCGTCAATATCTCCACAGTGGAAGACCCGATTGAATACACCCTTCCCGGCATCACCCAATGCCAGGTCAATCGGGACAAGGGCTTCGACTTTCCAACAGCACTAAGGGCCTTCATGCGCCAGGACCCTGACGTTCTTCTGGTGGGAGAAACCCGTGACCTGGAAACCGCGAAAACGGCCATCGAGGCAGCCCTCACAGGTCATCTGGTGCTCAGCACCCTGCACGCCAATGATGCGCCCAGCACCATTGCCCGCCTCGACGAAATGGGCGTGGAGCCGTTCATGGTGGCGGCATCTCTCATCGGAATCATTTCCCAACGGCTGGTACGCAGGGTCTGCTCCCACTGCCGCGAGCCCTACAAGCCGGATGAACGGGAACTGGGCCGCTTCGGTCTGATGGCAAGTCGGGAGGCGGATATCACGTTCTACCGAGCGCATCGCGCGCGCCAAGACGAATCAGTGTGCACCCATTGCCAAGGAAGTGGTTACAAAGGTCGTGTCGGCATCTACGAGGTGCTGCGGATCACCGATGAGATATCTGCAGCCATTTCCAAGCGAGCCAGCACCGATGAAATCCGACAGCTCGCACTGCAATCGGGAATGATGACGCTCCTGGGATACAGCCTGGAACTCGTGCGTCAAGGCGAAACGACCCTCGAAGAAGTGGGGCGCATGGTCTTAACAGATTCCGGACTGGAGTCCGAGCGCAGAGCGCGTTCCCTTAGCACAATGACCTGTAAAGGGTGCGGAGCCGGTCTCCATGAGACCTGGCTTGAGTGTCCTTACTGCCTGACGCCACGACACTGA
- a CDS encoding type IV pilus twitching motility protein PilT, protein MDLMIEDLMEQLVKGGGSDLHLATGHAPYGRFSGELKPMLEKKLDPETCNKLIFSLLNNSQRKTLEQTWELDCAYGLKGVARFRINVYRQRGTYAACLRALGNNIPTIQQLNLPEVAIKISNKPRGLVLITGPTGSGKTTTLAALINHINHTRNEHILTIEDPIEFTYRNEKNLIHQRQVNDDTRSFANALRAALREDPDVILVGEMRDLETIQLAVSAAETGHLVFGTLHTSSAAQTVDRMVDAFPPDQQSQIRVQLSGSLTAVFSQTLCKRQNPREDQFGRVMAQEIMINTPATANLIREGKTAQLYSCIQTGAEQGMQTLERALANLVLSGDVSDAEAVAKASKPEELQRLLTVS, encoded by the coding sequence ATGGACCTGATGATCGAAGACCTGATGGAACAACTGGTGAAGGGTGGCGGAAGCGATCTGCATCTGGCAACCGGACACGCACCCTACGGCCGCTTCAGCGGGGAACTGAAACCGATGCTTGAGAAGAAGCTCGATCCGGAGACGTGCAACAAATTAATCTTCTCTTTGTTGAACAACAGCCAACGAAAAACTCTTGAACAGACCTGGGAGCTGGACTGCGCCTATGGACTCAAAGGAGTAGCACGTTTCCGCATCAATGTGTATCGCCAGAGAGGAACTTATGCAGCATGCTTGCGCGCCCTGGGCAACAATATACCGACGATTCAACAACTTAATCTACCAGAAGTTGCCATTAAGATCAGCAACAAACCGCGTGGACTGGTTCTGATCACAGGACCGACAGGCTCAGGCAAGACAACAACATTAGCAGCACTGATTAATCACATCAATCACACCCGCAATGAACACATTCTAACCATTGAAGACCCAATCGAATTTACATACAGAAACGAGAAAAATCTGATTCACCAACGCCAGGTCAACGACGACACCCGCAGTTTCGCCAATGCATTGCGAGCTGCTTTACGGGAGGATCCAGATGTCATTCTCGTGGGGGAAATGCGGGATCTGGAAACGATTCAATTGGCCGTCAGCGCTGCCGAGACGGGACACCTCGTCTTCGGAACCTTGCACACCAGCTCAGCCGCCCAGACTGTAGATCGAATGGTTGATGCCTTTCCACCGGACCAACAGTCGCAGATCCGGGTGCAGCTCTCCGGCAGTTTGACAGCTGTCTTCTCCCAAACCCTCTGCAAACGTCAGAACCCAAGGGAGGACCAGTTCGGTCGTGTGATGGCGCAGGAAATCATGATCAACACGCCTGCCACCGCCAATCTGATTCGGGAAGGAAAAACAGCACAACTGTATTCATGCATTCAGACGGGCGCAGAGCAGGGCATGCAGACACTGGAGAGAGCCTTGGCCAACTTGGTGTTGAGCGGAGATGTGTCCGATGCCGAGGCCGTCGCCAAGGCCAGCAAACCGGAAGAATTGCAAAGGCTTCTGACAGTTTCTTAA
- a CDS encoding type II secretion system F family protein: MADFLATYPSPAGQVRTVTIKAANLTEARKLLRRRGIRAENLRPVAPGNTKNATTDRSAKRGFGAIEIKLFERAPGVKEKAVFANKLAALINAGVPIVRSLDLMARQQKLPMFKRALNKVSLDVNEGIALGTALRQWPKVFDNLSVAMVEAGEAGGVLDETLGRLAKLLEDNAKLKNQIKGALAYPVIVLVIAILVFFGMTIFLIPVFAEIFEDLGAELPVFTQILIDLSSLLRSSFSLYAIAIIILSLWMLKRFYATHKGRRAVDLLILKMPLFGDLILLAATAQYCRIFSSLTRAGVPILLSMEISSETAGNSIISDAIDASREMVQEGVLLSDALIRQKVLPDMALEMLAIGEESGEMDKMLGKVADFYEDEVSTTTKALTSLLEPIMIVLVGGIVGSILVAMYLPMFSVFSEIS; the protein is encoded by the coding sequence ATGGCTGATTTCCTAGCGACCTATCCCAGTCCCGCAGGACAGGTGCGAACGGTAACCATCAAGGCAGCCAACCTTACGGAAGCCAGAAAACTGCTACGCAGGCGGGGCATTCGGGCTGAAAACCTTCGTCCAGTCGCCCCTGGAAACACCAAGAACGCCACAACGGATCGATCTGCAAAACGTGGTTTCGGTGCAATTGAGATCAAACTTTTTGAGAGAGCACCGGGCGTCAAAGAAAAGGCGGTTTTTGCCAACAAACTGGCGGCTCTGATCAATGCAGGCGTCCCGATCGTGCGCAGCCTGGATCTGATGGCGAGGCAGCAAAAACTGCCTATGTTCAAACGCGCACTCAACAAAGTGAGCCTCGACGTCAATGAGGGTATTGCGTTGGGGACAGCCCTGCGTCAGTGGCCAAAAGTTTTTGACAATCTAAGCGTTGCCATGGTGGAAGCCGGAGAAGCCGGTGGCGTTCTGGATGAGACCCTTGGACGGTTAGCCAAACTGCTCGAGGACAATGCCAAACTTAAAAATCAAATCAAAGGAGCACTTGCCTACCCAGTAATTGTGCTTGTCATTGCCATCCTTGTTTTTTTTGGGATGACCATTTTTTTGATCCCTGTTTTTGCTGAAATCTTCGAAGATTTGGGGGCTGAGCTACCAGTTTTTACACAAATTCTCATTGATTTAAGTTCACTTTTGCGAAGCAGCTTTTCGCTATACGCGATAGCAATAATTATATTATCGTTATGGATGCTAAAACGCTTTTACGCGACTCACAAAGGCAGACGAGCAGTTGATCTGCTGATCTTAAAAATGCCACTCTTCGGCGATTTAATTTTGTTAGCAGCAACAGCTCAATACTGCCGGATCTTCAGTTCCTTAACCAGAGCTGGGGTACCCATCCTTCTTTCCATGGAGATCTCGAGCGAAACTGCAGGCAATTCAATCATCTCCGATGCCATTGATGCATCCAGAGAGATGGTTCAAGAAGGTGTACTCCTAAGTGATGCTCTCATTCGCCAAAAAGTTCTACCAGACATGGCCCTAGAGATGCTAGCGATTGGCGAAGAATCAGGGGAAATGGACAAAATGCTCGGCAAAGTCGCTGACTTCTACGAAGACGAGGTAAGCACCACAACAAAAGCCCTGACATCGCTACTCGAGCCAATCATGATTGTGCTCGTTGGCGGCATTGTGGGGTCAATTCTGGTGGCGATGTACCTGCCGATGTTCAGCGTGTTTAGTGAGATCTCTTGA
- a CDS encoding NAD(P)/FAD-dependent oxidoreductase: MSPSASSPLDLIVVGGGPAGYMAAITAAEQGVRQVLLLEGTPEPLQKVRISGGGRCNVTHACWDPRELATHYPRGSRPLRGPFSRFACGDAIAWFDEHGLTLVEEPDGRMFPQQNRSEAVIQCLQKAAKASGVQLRTKAMVQQVRVHPEGGFVLEGRGLGPLHGRCVMLATGGHPSGRKLAQSLGHRVVPPVPSLFSLTLQAPALTDCSGIAVDDVGLDLKLGNQRFRQTGRVLITHRGLSGPATLRLSAFAARALHQSRYQGELKVDWSAGQGRQGMEQRLHQWRREQARRTLSAANPCEHLPRRLWQAFLTMAGVEAERRWADLPAKAERQLVELLCGQSLSIQGRGPFGEEFVTAGGVALGEVNLATMESRQCPGLYLAGELLDVDGVTGGFNFQACWSGGWSAGRAVAAIFKRSH; the protein is encoded by the coding sequence GTGTCGCCCTCCGCTTCCAGCCCGCTTGATTTGATCGTTGTTGGCGGTGGTCCTGCTGGGTATATGGCGGCGATCACCGCAGCCGAGCAGGGGGTTCGGCAGGTGCTGCTGCTGGAAGGGACCCCCGAGCCTCTCCAGAAGGTGCGCATCAGCGGTGGCGGTCGCTGCAATGTGACCCATGCCTGCTGGGACCCTCGTGAACTGGCCACCCATTACCCCCGCGGCAGTCGACCCTTGCGGGGGCCCTTCAGTCGCTTCGCCTGCGGCGATGCGATCGCCTGGTTTGACGAGCATGGGCTCACGCTGGTGGAGGAACCCGATGGACGGATGTTTCCGCAGCAGAACCGTTCTGAGGCTGTGATTCAGTGCCTGCAGAAGGCGGCAAAGGCATCGGGTGTCCAGCTGCGCACTAAGGCCATGGTCCAGCAGGTGCGAGTTCACCCCGAGGGGGGGTTTGTGCTCGAGGGCCGCGGTCTGGGGCCTTTGCATGGGCGCTGCGTGATGCTGGCCACGGGGGGACATCCCAGTGGCAGGAAACTGGCGCAATCCCTGGGTCATCGGGTGGTGCCGCCTGTGCCGTCGCTGTTCAGCCTCACGCTGCAGGCTCCGGCCCTGACGGACTGCAGTGGCATCGCCGTCGATGATGTGGGCTTGGATCTGAAGCTGGGCAACCAGCGTTTTCGCCAGACCGGGCGGGTGCTGATCACCCACCGCGGTCTGAGTGGTCCGGCCACGCTGCGCCTCTCGGCCTTTGCGGCCAGGGCCTTGCATCAGAGCCGTTACCAGGGTGAGCTGAAAGTGGATTGGAGTGCAGGCCAGGGCCGTCAAGGGATGGAGCAGCGGCTGCATCAATGGCGGCGGGAGCAGGCGCGGCGAACCCTTTCAGCGGCCAACCCCTGCGAGCATTTGCCACGGCGGTTGTGGCAAGCCTTCTTGACCATGGCCGGAGTTGAGGCTGAGCGCCGTTGGGCGGACCTGCCGGCGAAGGCGGAGCGTCAATTGGTGGAGCTGCTCTGCGGGCAGAGTTTGTCGATCCAGGGACGGGGGCCGTTCGGGGAGGAGTTCGTCACCGCTGGTGGTGTCGCTTTGGGGGAGGTCAACCTGGCCACAATGGAGAGCCGCCAATGTCCCGGTCTTTACCTGGCCGGTGAACTGTTGGATGTGGATGGGGTGACCGGCGGTTTCAACTTCCAGGCTTGCTGGAGCGGCGGTTGGTCAGCAGGTCGTGCCGTCGCAGCAATCTTCAAGAGATCTCACTAA
- the msrB gene encoding peptide-methionine (R)-S-oxide reductase MsrB produces MSLSAAVLSRRSLLLAAMAGVFGSLWRPQAVVAASKAGDPSWDLNADQWRERLSSQAYDVLRNEGTERPFTSPLNAEKRSGTYHCAGCDAPLFSSEAKFDSGTGWPSFWQPLDGAIATKVDFKLILPRTEYHCSRCGGHQGHVFNDGPRPTGKRYCNNGVALRFQPA; encoded by the coding sequence ATGAGCCTGAGTGCCGCTGTTCTGTCCCGACGATCGCTGCTTTTGGCGGCCATGGCAGGGGTTTTTGGAAGTCTTTGGAGACCTCAGGCTGTGGTGGCGGCGTCGAAAGCTGGTGATCCCTCATGGGATCTCAATGCCGACCAGTGGCGTGAGCGGTTGTCTTCCCAGGCCTATGACGTGTTGCGTAATGAGGGGACCGAACGCCCGTTCACCAGTCCGCTCAATGCTGAGAAGCGTTCAGGTACGTACCACTGCGCAGGCTGTGATGCGCCGTTGTTTTCGTCGGAGGCCAAGTTCGACAGCGGCACCGGCTGGCCCAGCTTCTGGCAGCCCCTGGATGGGGCCATCGCCACGAAAGTAGATTTCAAACTGATCCTGCCGCGTACGGAATACCACTGCAGTCGTTGTGGTGGGCACCAGGGCCACGTGTTCAATGACGGACCGCGACCCACCGGCAAGCGCTACTGCAACAACGGTGTCGCCCTCCGCTTCCAGCCCGCTTGA
- the dusA gene encoding tRNA dihydrouridine(20/20a) synthase DusA, whose amino-acid sequence MTAAGSTAAYRFSVAPMLDCTDRHFRVLMRQISRRALLYSEMVVAQALHHSKRRSKLLDFDPVEHPIALQVGGDDPALLAEAARLAQDWGYDEINLNVGCPSQKVQAGNFGACLMAEPDLVARCVEAMADAGGLPVTVKHRIGIDDLDSDALLTNFVDRLALAGASRFSVHARKAWLEGLDPKQNRTIPPLQHERVVALKQRRPDLVIELNGGLESPEDCLQALEGCDGAMVGRAAYNHPLRWTSVDALIFGEESRQILASDVVDGLLPHAAAHLERGGRLWELCRHLVQLVEGVRGARHWRRELGEKAQRPGADLKVLVQAGQQLKDAGL is encoded by the coding sequence ATGACCGCTGCAGGATCCACCGCTGCCTACCGCTTCAGTGTGGCTCCGATGCTGGATTGCACCGACCGCCATTTCCGAGTGCTAATGCGGCAGATCAGCCGCAGGGCCCTGCTCTACAGCGAAATGGTGGTAGCCCAGGCGCTGCATCACAGCAAGCGACGCAGCAAACTCCTGGATTTCGATCCTGTAGAACATCCCATCGCCCTGCAGGTGGGGGGGGACGATCCAGCCCTGCTGGCCGAGGCGGCACGACTGGCGCAGGACTGGGGCTACGACGAGATCAACCTCAATGTGGGGTGCCCGAGCCAGAAGGTTCAAGCCGGCAATTTCGGAGCCTGCCTTATGGCAGAGCCAGATCTGGTCGCCCGCTGCGTGGAAGCCATGGCGGACGCAGGGGGACTCCCCGTGACCGTGAAGCATCGAATCGGCATTGACGATCTCGACAGCGATGCGCTGCTGACGAACTTCGTGGATCGGTTAGCACTGGCGGGGGCCAGCCGCTTCTCGGTTCATGCCCGTAAGGCCTGGCTGGAGGGCCTGGATCCCAAGCAGAACAGGACAATTCCTCCGCTGCAGCACGAGCGCGTGGTGGCCCTCAAACAGCGCCGGCCCGATCTGGTGATTGAACTCAACGGAGGGCTGGAATCCCCTGAAGACTGCCTTCAGGCGCTGGAGGGGTGCGATGGCGCCATGGTGGGGCGGGCGGCCTACAACCATCCCTTGCGCTGGACCAGCGTCGATGCCTTGATTTTCGGGGAGGAATCACGCCAGATTCTGGCTTCAGACGTGGTGGACGGGCTGCTTCCCCATGCGGCCGCTCATCTGGAGCGAGGGGGACGGCTGTGGGAGCTCTGCCGTCACCTGGTGCAACTCGTGGAAGGCGTTCGCGGTGCGCGTCACTGGCGCCGGGAGCTGGGGGAGAAAGCCCAGCGCCCAGGGGCCGACCTGAAAGTCTTGGTCCAAGCCGGGCAGCAGCTCAAGGACGCAGGACTCTGA